In Rhinopithecus roxellana isolate Shanxi Qingling chromosome 16, ASM756505v1, whole genome shotgun sequence, a single genomic region encodes these proteins:
- the LOC115894012 gene encoding 60S ribosomal protein L29: MAKSKNHTTHNQSRKWHRNGIKKPRSQRYESLKGVDPKFLRNMRFAKKHNKKGLKKMQANNAKAMSARAEAVKALVKPKEVKPKIPKGVSRKLDRLAYIAHPKLGKRARARIAKGLRLCRPKAKAKDQTKAQAAAPVSIPAQAPKGAQATTKATE, from the coding sequence ATGGCCAAGTCCAAgaaccacaccacacacaaccagtCCCGAAAATGGCACAGAAATGGTATCAAGAAACCCCGATCACAAAGATACGAATCTCTTAAGGGGGTGGACCCCAAGTTCCTGAGGAACATGCGCTTTGCCAAGAAGCACAACAAGAAGGGCCTAAAGAAGATGCAGGCCAACAATGCCAAGGCCATGAGTGCACGTGCCGAGGCTGTCAAGGCCCTCGTAAAGCCCAAGGAGGTTAAGCCCAAGATCCCAAAGGGTGTCAGCCGCAAGCTTGATCGACTTGCCTACATTGCCCACCCCAAGCTTGGGAAGCGTGCTCGTGCTCGCATTGCCAAGGGGCTCCGGCTGTGCCGGCCAAAGGCCAAGGCCAAGGATCAAACCAAGGCTCAGGCTGCAGCTCCAGTTTCAATTccagctcaggctcccaaaggTGCCCAGGCCACTACAAAGGCTACAGAGTAG